The Periplaneta americana isolate PAMFEO1 chromosome 16, P.americana_PAMFEO1_priV1, whole genome shotgun sequence genome segment ATATTTTCGTAGGGTTTTACTTTGTtcgtagtttgatttttctattattttatttgtatttctggcagtGTGGAAGAGacggcctaatggccttaactacccagaatagataaataaaaacaaataaatatataaattaaaaaaagaaaccatgaacgtcaggcacatgatgacatgttttcttttcggtgcctgatttacaactgttttaaattgagttttcgtttcggtgcctgatttacatctgttttaaattgagttaaagcTGGCAGGCATTTCagtaaggagttcatcaattcatgtaaatgacgttaagtaaagattaatcttaGCTTAGCAAAGACATTTCGTTTTgtttgtctatagttaggtttccgagatttccgaaaatgtaatatgcGGTTTAATTAAAAAACAGAAGCAGGAAGGAACACCCGTGCAACaccgggtgcttttagctagttttatatattaatgcatatacatttatctgatttaattgtattttatagtacttttttttccttccaaAACTGTCAAAATTGCCCTGCTGTTTCGGAACAACAGATTTAGATTACATGAATGTGCTGCTGGATTTTAAATAACACCTTTGTGTATCACATATTGGAAAAGGTTCAAAATCGCAGATCTATAAGGAAAAGAGTTACGCCACGAAAAATCTGCCCCAAGAATTGCGTTCTATTATCTAATTCTACTAGGCCTAATACGAATTTCTGTGTGCTTTTGTTAATGTAAATTGTGCTATCTTTTTCTTTTGATTCTTCTGTATTTTTAGGAAGAGCAGAGTGACTTGGACACAGTGAATGAGGAGCCAAAGATGGAACTAACGGCAGAGGACAACGAAAATTTATCCGACAGGTCAGTGTGGTGTGCGAGTCTTCACTTAGATAGTTCATTATGTTTGAAGTTTCCGTTTACTTGACTGTCTAGAAGCACCTTCAGAATAACTGTCTCTCTGAATCATCCAGCAATAATCAGTCATCACATTCACACTCCACTTCCCTTGGTATCTCACTTCCATAAGTACTGTTCAAGCTCTTCTTTAAGTTGTTCACTAAAGGGCCTAGATTTTCAGGAAAATATATAGATGGACATACAAGAAGTGATCCCTCACACTCATATTGCAGCCGAAGGTCTTGAAACTCTTTAtcttaattaatacaatttatttaaaattgggaTCTTCGTAATTCCCACGGAAATAATGAACTACCTTTTTGAGTCCAGTCAGGTGTTTTTCTGCGAAGCTCTCATCACTTTTACAAAGTCATTGGGTAATATTAATctggatattttatttatatctgcttcttcttgttcttctcctTATCCCATATTAaccctagtggcctgttacgttcTCACTCCGTCGTTTCAGCAGATGGCCCTACTGTCTCACTCACACaaacattttgttgttgttattaaataatgCAGAGTTTTTAGCTATAAAgtcattaactctcttgctctccaatatttctcacacataGTGAGTTTAGAGTAGAGCTGTCACGAAATCAGCACGGCAATTTATGATTTTCAAGTTATGGAATAGTCGCATGCTTCTCTGTAAAAGACTGCTTATAACTCTACGACTACCCAGCGTTCAGGCACCGATGTAGAAAATGTTGCAGTAAGTAAGGAATCGCACTCATATAAATAAGACAGTTCATGTTATTAATATCTGAGATGCGTCGTGCAAAAAAGTAATCAGTACTAAAAATGTGTAATGAAGTTAGAAAAATTCTACGAaagacaaacatataaataaggcataaagattatttaaacattgatgTATTTTagatattatataattatgattttatgactatttctttataaattaacAGTAATTCTCATTAATTGATATAGACGAAATTAGTACTCGAGTTATTTTCTGTCACGAAACATTGGGAGAAAGAACCACACTCTGGTATGTACATACATGCTCATTCTGATTAGTTAATAAAGGTAGTTATTTCctaagttttatttcatttttttatttgttgcaaTTCCAGTGCCTACTTGTAATGTGGAAAAACATTTTCTCATATTACAAGCTTTTATTTTCCTCTCTTGAATGACCTGCAGCACACACTTGATGATTAACGTTTATTTTTAGAtctaactagtctttatagaacaggaggggtaacattagtagcaaaagaactagctagatccagagtagacttcgtgggagtacaagaggttaggttagatgggaatggcatatcacacatacgagattacttgttgtataatGGGGTAAgaaacaggggcgtattttgcgggctaccggcggtagcccaaggaaattacaaaagaaaaagtttataatataacataatgtaataattttgtattattagttttaccatagtaattaaaattaaagtaattgttagatatattttgtgtaataatagggtcagcggtagcccaaaccctttaaccagtatacgcctctggtAAGAAACAATAATCATCAATTAGGAACAGCATTCTTTGTTCATAAGAGAATAAAATCACCAGTGAAAAgttcgaatttatcagtgacaggttattatatttagtacttaagcGTAGATGgcgcgatatcatagttataaatgctcacgcccctacagaagagaaagacgacgatATAAAggtagcttctatgaggaattggaacatacttttgatcagttatctagatatcacatgaaaatagtGTTGGgtgatttcaacgctaaagtggacgggaggatatttttaaaccaagtattggaaaagagagcctacacctaactagtaatgacaatggagttaggttaatcaactttgcgacatcaaaaaatttaattgtcaaaagtacaacattcccccattaggatatacataaatatacttggacttctccagatggattgatacacaaccaaatagatcacatctttatagataaacggagacatactagtatagtagacattggaactttcaggggggcagactgtaattctgacaattatttggtaattggagaattaagagaaagactatcagtggccaagcgagtagagcaacaagttaatattaataaattcaatattctgaacttaaaagacgaggaaactaaACAACATTATCAGATTGAAATTTCGAATAcgtttgccactttaggaagttccgacgaagttgagaaagagttagatgttaatagtgtgtgtgaggaaatatcagagatagtatgaaaattgcagctgagcagagcataggtttttatgaaactaagaaaaagaaaccgggGTTAATGTTTGTTGCATTTTAGTAGAAAGGAGGAAACAGACAAAATTGTAATTCTTAAGAATTCAGTTGAAGAGAATagagataaatatttcaatgaaagacgggaagcatgtcgtacacttagcaataaaaagagaggttacttgaagaaaaaactgaaagAGGTAGAAAGAAATGGtaggaataaaaacattcaagatttatataagggtataaaggaatttaagaatggatatcaggcaagggtaaacgtgatcaaggatgagaatggtgatttgCTTGCAGACTCTGTCATTCAATCCcggacaactactaaatgtacataggccaaataaaaatgatcgggatgaaattcaaatacaaactgctgagccatttatatccgaacccacactttcagaagttgcaattgcgatagaaaatgttaaaaatttcaaGTCTGCAGGTGTGGATCAAATTTcagcaaaattaaaacaagagagTGAAAGAGCATTATCtatcgaaatttataaacttgtacttgctatttgggaaaaggaaattgtaccagaacaatgaaaggagttcataattgtacctattttaaggAGGACAAGACTGGCTGTGGtaaatttcgaggaatatcacttttgctgatCTCGTACAAAAGTTTTATCCAATAGTCTTTTGGGAAGATTAACTCCGGATatacatgaaattattggggatcacctttgcggttttaggcataatagatcgattattgatcaaatttttatattcgacagatattgaacaaaatatgggagtataagggtacagtacatcagttattcatatatttcaaaaaggcatatgactcagttaagagaaacgttttgtataatattcttattgaatttagtattcccaagaaactagttcgattaattaaaatgtgtctcaatgaaactcagtttctatctgatacttttccaattcactgcgggctaaagcaaggagatgcactatcacctttacttattaacttcactctagaatatgccacgaGGCATAACAGATAGGGTTTTGTAATTGAACAGGTTAAATCAGCTTcatgtctatgtggatgacatgaatatgttagaagaaaacgcacaaacgattagaagaaacatggaaattttaataaaataaataaagagatatgtttggaagtaaatcccaaaaagacaaagtatatgattatgcctcgtgaccagaatattgtacgaaatgaaaacataaaaattggagatttatcattcgaaaaggtggaaaaattcaaatatcttggagtaacagtaacaaatataaatgacactgtttagttgcttcgtacaaacgtcttttcctatttttaactagaaaattacattattattagactcttatcacaacaattattacaaaacacaccacttccaccgacttaattattagCAGTTCAATTTTCGtactaatttacagtcttggagagttcacaacacatttagaaaaatgtcgtcgtccgcttgagtacacttggccgcacgcttgtgaacggtaCTCATCGCTCTATGTAACTCCACACAGCTATCTTTGtattccgtagcgctcgcgctggctgctgactgcacgctgacgaAGAACACCCTTttacagcaatgcgttccaataacgaaacgtaactctgtaaataatgAGAATAGGACTAATGttgatatgacatttttttttttttttttttgctcagaatgtcttcagaattaAGTATGTGgaggacagtaaatcctcgtaaatcactctgtatatcacaaGAATAAGGGATAGAAAAAGTTATAGCACATTTGCAATACCGAATTTCAAAATAATCGCAGAATATAGCACGCTCGTGTCGAGAAAAAGATGAAGCAAAGGCAGGTGATTCTGGACAGAAATGTTTATTAAAACTAAAAACCAACTAAGAATTGACTAACGTTGTGTAATCCTTATAGAATTTATTGTACAGGTCAAGTCCAAATTATTGAGGATTTTCATAGGTCTCCTTGCAACATTAgtcctaaattattttatgctcgaccatgccgaaatgtagtaattatacacctggtagtagccctttaattcatatcattaaagtacacctattcattaaagtacaggtgcacacccaatgacaaatcacctttgtggcattataaaactgcaagtatcgattgttctcggatatgcaatcgaatgacaattagcgaaaagtcacggaggctggaagtccaatactgtcgcagaaggtaatttactgttactataataattagcgttaattgtaaataatattcaaataaattcagtttgtcatctcgttttccaattctaaatcaatttccaggttatttcAAGCCTAATggtcatcttattctctacgttatatcaaggtcaatgacattcggcctcggaaaaagtcaataccTTCGCgtgtgcgcacatctcacaaattacgtcagttcgctactcacataaccataacatgacctacttttcaataatttcatgttagaaatatggtcgagcataaaaagtcgaatgaaacttgcctataatggtaattaagacgctcgtatgaaaattatgaaactcgcttgcgctcgtttaataaacaaacatactttcgtcttaattactacctttatagcctcgttgcataatgtactatacaaGGATGCATCTCTCATGACAATATACCTGCTGGTGAAATGCGTTTGTTTTGATATGAATATGCTATAATTCTATGTATATATGTTGCAACTATTATATAGACTGATAGCATATTTCCTTCAGGATTGCAGCTACAATTGAGAGGACTGTTTCAACAGTATTGGACGGTACTGCACTTGAAGAGAATGACACTGCGTGTGAGATTTCCAAGAATTCAGGTTCCTCAGGCAAACCTTTGCGGACTCGTGAAGGTGAGGAGCAGATGGAATTTAAATTGCCTAAATCATGTTTCTCGAAATTGGcaaaactgaagaagaaaactttcaaatgcgatgtttgtggtaagtgtttctttGTATTCAGTACTTTAAAAATCCATCTAATCCGgcatacaggcgagaaacctttcaagtgtggtttttgtggtaagtgtttctcgtaTTCGAGTAGTCTAAGAAATCATAAACGCGTACACACAAgcgaaaaacctttcaaatgtaatgtttgtggtaagtgtttcgtAGTGTCGACTAGCCTAAAAATCCATGAACGccggcacactggcgagaaacctttcaagtgtgTTGTTTGTGGTAAGTGCTTCTCGATTTCGAGTAATCTAAGAAACCATGAACGacggcacacaggcgagaaacgaTTCAAATGTAAGGATTGTGGGAAGTGCTTCACGGTGTCGAGTAACCTAAAAAGACATGAACGCATTCACACAGGCGACAGGCCTTTCAAATGTGGTTTTTGTGGTAAATGCTTCTCGATTTCGAGTAGCCTAAAAAACCATGAACGGCAGCACACAAGCGAGAAACCTTACgcgtgtgatgtttgtggtaagagcTTCTCGGTATCTGGTAGCCTAAAGAACCATGAACGCCGTCACACAGGCGAGAGACCTTTTAAGTGTTgtttttgtggtaagtgtttctcgtaTTCGAGTAGCTTAAGGAATCATAAACGCCTACACA includes the following:
- the LOC138691774 gene encoding zinc finger protein 723-like isoform X2, coding for MSYYAEKYVDQGHALASEVKVDEDPMPISFSMVKNEPEDCSLVYQPVTGIKEDYEDHSQDVTSEVKFEKDPETISFPVVKREPEERNSLDQDVTGIKEEYMNQSPDLISEIKFEEDPVPILFPVVKRESEEEQSDLDTVNEEPKMELTAEDNENLSDRIAATIERTVSTVLDGTALEENDTACEISKNSGSSGKPLRTREGEEQMEFKLPKSCFSKLAKLKKKTFKCDVCGKCFFVFSTLKIHLIRHTGEKPFKCGFCGKCFSYSSSLRNHKRVHTSEKPFKCNVCGKCFVVSTSLKIHERRHTGEKPFKCVVCGKCFSISSNLRNHERRHTGEKRFKCKDCGKCFTVSSNLKRHERIHTGDRPFKCGFCGKCFSISSSLKNHERQHTSEKPYACDVCGKSFSVSGSLKNHERRHTGERPFKCCFCGKCFSYSSSLRNHKRLHRGD
- the LOC138691774 gene encoding oocyte zinc finger protein XlCOF22-like isoform X1, with protein sequence MDVIKAELEVDPLSLETSDDTDEDEKKPIFEERNLVDQLVTGIKEEYEDQSHDLTSEIKFEEGPVPISFPVVKLEPEARDVLDHDVTDTKEEYEDQSQDLTSEIKFEEDPVLKREPEDCSLVYQPVTGIKEDYEDHSQDVTSEVKFEKDPETISFPVVKREPEERNSLDQDVTGIKEEYMNQSPDLISEIKFEEDPVPILFPVVKRESEEEQSDLDTVNEEPKMELTAEDNENLSDRIAATIERTVSTVLDGTALEENDTACEISKNSGSSGKPLRTREGEEQMEFKLPKSCFSKLAKLKKKTFKCDVCGKCFFVFSTLKIHLIRHTGEKPFKCGFCGKCFSYSSSLRNHKRVHTSEKPFKCNVCGKCFVVSTSLKIHERRHTGEKPFKCVVCGKCFSISSNLRNHERRHTGEKRFKCKDCGKCFTVSSNLKRHERIHTGDRPFKCGFCGKCFSISSSLKNHERQHTSEKPYACDVCGKSFSVSGSLKNHERRHTGERPFKCCFCGKCFSYSSSLRNHKRLHRGD